Genomic segment of Mycobacterium botniense:
CGATGCTGGTGGGAGGGACAACCGTGCTGGCTGGTGCCTTTCATCCCGGGGCAGTATGGGACGAGGTGCGCGGCTGCGGCGCCATCGGCTTCGTAGGTGCCGGTGCGATGGTGACGATGTTGTGGAACCTACCGCCGGATTCCCGCGACGCGCAGCTGCCGCTGCGTTTCATCTCGGCAGCTCCTATTGACGCTGCGATCTATCGCGACATCGAAAAGCGTTACAAGTGCCGTATTGTCACGATGTATGGTCTGACCGAGGCCTTTCCCATCGCCGTGAAAGCAGTCAGCGACCAAGGGGTGCCCGGAACGTCGGGCCGAACGAATCCGAACTTCGATGTGCACGTCGTCGACACGGAGGGCAATTCGCTGCCGACGGGGGCGGTCGGGGAGATCGTCTGCCGGGCCCGATACCCTCACGTCATGAGCGAAGGATACGTCGCAGACACGGGATCTCCTGGCCTGCAGGTCGATCCACATCCGCAATGGTTCCGCACCGGTGATCTGGGGATGCTCGACGACGAGGGCAATTTGACGTTCGTCGACCGTGTCAAGGACTCGCTGCGCCGGCGCGGAGAAAATATCTCCTCAGTGGAGGTGGAAAACACCGTCATGCGCCACCCAGCGGTGGCCGAGGCCGCAGCGGTCGGGGTCCCCAGTGAGCTGGGCGAAGATGACATCCTGTTGGTCGTGACGCTGCGGCCGAACTGCCGCGTGGATTACGCCGATTTACTGGACTTCTGTGCCGCACACATGCCGTACTTTTGCGTACCACGCTATGTCGAGATCATGAGTGAACTGCCGAAAAACGTTATCGGTCGGGTGCGCAAGGACCTTCTTCGTGCCCGGGGTGTGGCGCCGACCGCGTGGGACCGCGAGAGCCATGGATACGTCGTCGTTCGGTAAGAGGCGTTTGGCGAGTCGGTTCGACGGGAGGCACCAGATATGTCAATGACATACCAGCAGCAATACATGCTCGATGCTGTACGCGGACGCGCTGCCATCCTCGATCTGACGGCGCGGCACAACCGGTGCTATTCCGACGGCGACCGCGACGGCTGGGTCGCGACATTCCGTCACTCGGGCGCGCGTTTCGTGCGTGACGGCAAGGTGTTTACCGATCTGCGGGCTGCTTTCGACGGTGGTGCTCAGCAACGGCTGGTCACCGTCGATCACGAGATCAGCGTCGACGGCATCAACGCGAGTCAGCGATGCATCGGCCTACTGTTCGCCGTCGACGACGCTGGCCTCACAACTCTGCGAGCCACTGGCGTGTATCGAGACCAGCTTGTCTACGAACGCGGCAGCTGGTACTTCGCTTCCCGCGAGCTCCGGTGGGATTCGGTGCCCACCGGCCATCCGCTCATGATGTGATGGCTGAGGGAACCGAACTTGCTTATGGCAGCTATGAGGATGCGCTGCGGATGGTCGGTGTGTCCCGGGAACCCCGGACTGCGGGAACAGTGGTCAGTGCGGCGCGCATCCAGCTGTTCGCCGCGATGGTTCGCGACGGTAATCCATCGTATTGGGATACCGAATTCGCCCGGAAGACGTGGGGCGGCCTGCTCGCTCCCCCTGCTCTTCTCATGGGCTGGCTGATACCTCCGCCGTGGGTGCCGACAGATTGTCCCCGGGTAACCTCGATCGCGCTGCAGGTCCCGCTGCCCGGCACTGCTTTCATCAACGCCGCGAATGACGCCGAATTTCTGCTGCCCATCGTCGAAGGTGATCGCCTCACCGTAGTCGAGCAGGTGGTCTCAGTGTCACCGGCGAAGCAGACCCGGCTGGGCGTCGGGCATTTCGTCGAAACCATCGAAACGTACACTCGCCAAGATGGTGTGGTGGTGGCGAGGAATCGAAACACGTTGTTCCGCTTCACCCCCGGTGCGTCGCTGTGACTGTGGAGTGGGGAAAGCTAAGTGTCCCGACCGACCTGCCCGAGGTGGTCGATGAGATCGATTACCAACGGGTAGTGATGAACAGCGGCGCGACATGGGACTACTTTCCGGGTCACTACGACCCGGCGTACGCCCAAAGCCACGGCCACCCGACGATCTTTGTCAACACGATGCATGTGGCTGGATTCGTCGACCGCGTCGCCACCGACTGGGCCGGCCCGAGCAGTCGGGTCATACGTCGCAAAATGAGGCTGGCGGGGTCGATTTACGCCGGTGACACCATGGTGGGCCGGGGACGAGTGGTAGCCAAGCGCTGCGACACCTCAGTCGACCCGCCCCGCTACCTCGTCGACCTGCAGGTCGCGGTGACCAACCAGCGGGGTGAGCTGTGCTGCCCGGCCGAGCTCACGCTGCAGCTGCCGCAGTGACACCGGCTCAGCGGGCAGCTGGTGGGCGCGCGCCGCTGCACATGATTGTCTGTAGCTCGACGTATTCATTGAGGCCTTCGGGGCCGAACTCGCGCCCAATACCAGAGTGTTTGAAACCCCCGAACGGGATACCGATATCGAGCATGTACATGTTGATCCCGTAGGTGCCGGTGCGCACCTGGGCAGCGATCTCTAGGCCGTGGGCGACATCGGCGGTCCACACCGAACCCGCCAGGCCATAGTCGCTGTCGTTGGCGATGCGAACTGCTTCGTCCTCATCGGAGTAGGTGAGCACGGTCAAGACCGGGCCGAATATCTCTTCCCGCGCGATGCGCATGTCGTTGGCAGCATCAGTGAATAACGTCGGTTGCACATACCACCCGCGCGGGGCTGGTGCGCTATCGCCGCCGACCACGATACGCGCGCCCTCCCGCACTCCGCAGCGGATGTAGTCCTGCACGCGCTGCTGCTGGCGTTGCGAGACAAGCGGCCCGATGTCGGTCGTGTCGTCGGTGGGATCGCCGACACGCAGCCCCGACATCATCTCGGCCAGCGCATCGACGAGTTCGTCGTGGCGTCGCCGGCCGACTAGAATGCGGGTTTGCGCGACGCAGGCTTGTCCGTTGTTCATCAGGCCCGCGGTTTTCAGGCCGGCCACGGTCTTGTCGACATCGGCGTCATCGAGGATGATCGCGGCCGACTTGCCGCCCAGCTCGAGGCTCACCCGTTTGAGCTGTTGACCGCACAGCGCAGCGATCCGGCGGCCGGTAGCGCTGGATCCGGTAAACGCGATCTTGTCCACGCCGGGATGGCAGACCAGTGCCTCGCCGATTTCTGGTCCGCCAGTGAGCACCGAGACCACCCCTTCAGGCAGGCCGACCTCCTCGATCATTTCGGCTAACCACAAAGCATCCAAAGGGGTTTCGGGTGCCGGTTTCAGGATGACAGCACATCCGGCGATGAGTGCCGGAATCAGCTTGGGCATGATCAGACACTGCGGGACATTCCATGGCACGATCGCGCCGACCACGCCCACCGGGGTCCGGCGCAGCTGTGCTTCGCCGAGTACCCCCCGGCGGCGCTCCGTCCAGGGGAATTCTCGGGCGGTAGCCAGCGCGAGATGCATCATCGATGCCGCGCCCGCGGCCTGACCTAATCTGCTGAAGCTGCGGGGCGAACCCATTTCAGCGGTAATGAGGTCAGCCATCTCGTCAATATGGCCGGCATAGACAGCGGCCAGCTGCTCGATTTTCGCCATGCGCTCACTGGGATCAAGCCGCGGCCACGGTCCGTGGTCGAAGGCGTGCCTGGCGAGGGTGACGGCCTCGTCAACATCGCGGCGGTCGGCCACCGCCGCTTCACCGAAAGGCTCTTCGGAGTGCGGACAGATAACGGTAAGCCTCGCCGGGGTAGCGGGTCTGCGCCAACGCCCTCCGATGAAGAGTTCGTCATACCAGCGGTGGCCAGACCCTGCTGTCATCGCGCATCACCTCGAGGAAAGGCGAGAAACGCTATTAATGCTAACATAGCAAAAAATAGCAGATCGGCTCAGCCGCTACCGGAGACGACTCACCACACAATGTCTGACGCGAAGATAACGGGCCGGTGGCGTTACCCTTTTCAGCTGGTACCCGGCGACAGCTTGCTGGAGTTTCCCGCTGCCGAAGGTGAGCACGCCGGCTACGAGTCCGATACATGGTTTCTCGCCGGGCCACTCGATGCTGCCAGTGGTCGGTCGTTTGCTTTCCTGGCTATCGTCAACAAGAATCGTCCCGGCGGATCGGTGGTCGCGGACTTTTACACGATGGCACTATTCGATCTCGATACCGG
This window contains:
- a CDS encoding AMP-binding protein, which encodes MCPGPLGPADFDVAEFSVPAVLDRRAEQHPGRVMMSVAGTPVTFEQMRQRSCAAANVLLELGINRGDCVALFTATCPEWVYFWLGAARIGALSAAVNAANKGDFLLHALRLSRAKVVITDAERRPRVAELADRLSVETAVVGQGDWLDVTLSRGAAHALVDNPAQPGQVGSLFFTSGTTGPSKAVATSWHYLFSVAATAAAAWQFRAGEVLWTAMPLFHLSAAPSVLAPMLVGGTTVLAGAFHPGAVWDEVRGCGAIGFVGAGAMVTMLWNLPPDSRDAQLPLRFISAAPIDAAIYRDIEKRYKCRIVTMYGLTEAFPIAVKAVSDQGVPGTSGRTNPNFDVHVVDTEGNSLPTGAVGEIVCRARYPHVMSEGYVADTGSPGLQVDPHPQWFRTGDLGMLDDEGNLTFVDRVKDSLRRRGENISSVEVENTVMRHPAVAEAAAVGVPSELGEDDILLVVTLRPNCRVDYADLLDFCAAHMPYFCVPRYVEIMSELPKNVIGRVRKDLLRARGVAPTAWDRESHGYVVVR
- a CDS encoding nuclear transport factor 2 family protein, whose translation is MSMTYQQQYMLDAVRGRAAILDLTARHNRCYSDGDRDGWVATFRHSGARFVRDGKVFTDLRAAFDGGAQQRLVTVDHEISVDGINASQRCIGLLFAVDDAGLTTLRATGVYRDQLVYERGSWYFASRELRWDSVPTGHPLMM
- a CDS encoding FAS1-like dehydratase domain-containing protein; its protein translation is MAEGTELAYGSYEDALRMVGVSREPRTAGTVVSAARIQLFAAMVRDGNPSYWDTEFARKTWGGLLAPPALLMGWLIPPPWVPTDCPRVTSIALQVPLPGTAFINAANDAEFLLPIVEGDRLTVVEQVVSVSPAKQTRLGVGHFVETIETYTRQDGVVVARNRNTLFRFTPGASL
- a CDS encoding MaoC family dehydratase, whose protein sequence is MTVEWGKLSVPTDLPEVVDEIDYQRVVMNSGATWDYFPGHYDPAYAQSHGHPTIFVNTMHVAGFVDRVATDWAGPSSRVIRRKMRLAGSIYAGDTMVGRGRVVAKRCDTSVDPPRYLVDLQVAVTNQRGELCCPAELTLQLPQ
- a CDS encoding aldehyde dehydrogenase — encoded protein: MTAGSGHRWYDELFIGGRWRRPATPARLTVICPHSEEPFGEAAVADRRDVDEAVTLARHAFDHGPWPRLDPSERMAKIEQLAAVYAGHIDEMADLITAEMGSPRSFSRLGQAAGAASMMHLALATAREFPWTERRRGVLGEAQLRRTPVGVVGAIVPWNVPQCLIMPKLIPALIAGCAVILKPAPETPLDALWLAEMIEEVGLPEGVVSVLTGGPEIGEALVCHPGVDKIAFTGSSATGRRIAALCGQQLKRVSLELGGKSAAIILDDADVDKTVAGLKTAGLMNNGQACVAQTRILVGRRRHDELVDALAEMMSGLRVGDPTDDTTDIGPLVSQRQQQRVQDYIRCGVREGARIVVGGDSAPAPRGWYVQPTLFTDAANDMRIAREEIFGPVLTVLTYSDEDEAVRIANDSDYGLAGSVWTADVAHGLEIAAQVRTGTYGINMYMLDIGIPFGGFKHSGIGREFGPEGLNEYVELQTIMCSGARPPAAR